A single genomic interval of Halomonas sp. GT harbors:
- the pilQ gene encoding type IV pilus secretin family protein encodes MVVTFRRILLLLIALVPSLSMASVLTDLDVRQTNSGDVELVLQFSGGVAQLRGYRLDAPPRLALDLADTQSAIAQRRIAVSRGGVEQVTVLEGSGRTRLVVDLKESLDYTSRVVGDQLKITLASSSSVPAPQPSQAIQEPRIENIDFRRGEDGAGRLVVTFDRASVVTNVREGSEGSVIAELRDVTLPDALNQVYDVTDFATPVTRITPRLRQRDVRLELQTNGPFAMVSSQSGRTLTIEAQPVSQATQQDREQQGESFTGERLSLNFQDIEVRAVLATLAEFTGLNLVASDSVSGRITLNLNDVPWDQALALILQSQGLASREQGNVIVVAPASELADLERQEIETRNQRQTLAPLVTEFIEVKYARAEDLAQLLRGGDGFGLLTDRGRVSIDQRTNTLLVQDTAEQVRDIIRTLDRLDVAVRQVQIEARIVIARDTASRELGINWGVSSTRGFLENDDGTFSRRDINPNSINRAQGGLAVDLGSAAAANTGFSFGYLSGDVLLDLELRALESEGKSQTISQPRVITANQRTAIIRQGEERAFQSVDAQGNPDTEFKEAELSLEVTPQITPDNRIIMDLVIKNDSFRESEFGGEPPIDTNQIETQVLVDNGQTVVLGGILTTEQLSQIAKTPLLGDIPWLGRLFRYTEESNEKVELLVFITPRLLDDGLAVR; translated from the coding sequence ATGGTTGTCACATTTCGCCGAATTTTGCTGTTGTTGATAGCCTTGGTGCCGTCGCTCAGCATGGCATCAGTGCTCACCGATTTAGATGTGCGCCAAACCAATAGCGGTGACGTGGAGCTAGTGCTGCAATTTAGTGGCGGCGTTGCCCAGCTAAGAGGCTATCGATTAGACGCACCTCCTCGTCTAGCGCTTGATTTAGCCGATACACAAAGTGCGATTGCCCAACGCCGTATTGCCGTTAGCCGGGGTGGTGTAGAGCAAGTGACGGTGCTGGAAGGCAGTGGGCGGACGCGTCTCGTGGTTGATTTGAAAGAATCTCTTGATTACACCTCACGCGTGGTCGGTGACCAGTTAAAAATCACGCTAGCATCAAGTAGCTCTGTGCCAGCGCCCCAGCCTTCCCAGGCTATCCAGGAGCCGCGGATTGAGAATATTGATTTTCGGCGTGGAGAAGATGGTGCCGGGCGTTTAGTGGTGACGTTTGATCGTGCGAGCGTGGTCACTAACGTGCGTGAAGGTAGTGAAGGCAGCGTCATAGCGGAGCTGCGTGATGTAACGCTACCTGATGCGCTTAACCAAGTTTACGATGTCACTGATTTTGCGACGCCGGTAACCCGTATTACCCCTCGTCTTAGGCAGCGTGATGTGCGGCTGGAGCTGCAAACCAATGGCCCCTTCGCGATGGTCTCATCGCAAAGCGGGCGTACGTTGACGATTGAAGCGCAGCCCGTTAGCCAAGCGACGCAGCAGGATCGAGAGCAGCAGGGGGAGTCTTTTACCGGAGAGCGGTTAAGTCTAAATTTTCAAGATATTGAAGTGCGTGCAGTGCTTGCCACGTTGGCGGAATTTACCGGCCTGAATCTAGTAGCCAGTGATAGCGTTTCTGGGCGCATTACGCTTAACTTAAACGATGTTCCCTGGGATCAAGCACTAGCGTTGATCTTGCAAAGCCAAGGCCTGGCAAGCCGAGAACAGGGTAATGTGATCGTGGTGGCGCCTGCCAGCGAGCTAGCAGATCTCGAACGCCAAGAGATAGAGACACGCAACCAGCGCCAAACGCTGGCACCGTTAGTCACAGAGTTTATCGAAGTAAAGTACGCGCGTGCCGAAGATCTTGCCCAACTGTTGCGTGGTGGCGACGGCTTTGGGCTGTTAACCGACCGAGGGCGAGTTAGTATTGATCAGCGCACAAACACGTTACTGGTGCAAGATACTGCAGAGCAGGTGCGCGATATTATCCGCACTTTAGACCGCTTGGATGTCGCCGTCCGACAGGTGCAAATTGAGGCAAGAATTGTCATAGCCCGAGATACGGCATCCCGGGAGCTAGGGATTAACTGGGGTGTGTCGAGTACCCGCGGCTTTTTAGAAAACGATGATGGCACATTTTCTCGGCGCGACATCAACCCTAACAGCATCAACCGTGCCCAAGGTGGTCTCGCAGTAGATTTAGGCTCAGCGGCGGCTGCCAACACGGGTTTTAGTTTTGGTTATTTATCAGGGGACGTTCTGCTAGATCTTGAGTTGCGGGCGCTGGAAAGTGAGGGCAAAAGCCAGACGATTTCTCAGCCCCGAGTGATCACAGCTAACCAACGAACCGCTATTATTCGTCAAGGTGAAGAGCGTGCTTTTCAAAGCGTAGACGCACAAGGAAATCCAGATACGGAGTTCAAGGAGGCTGAGCTTTCCTTGGAGGTAACGCCACAAATTACCCCGGATAACCGCATCATCATGGACTTGGTGATTAAAAACGATAGCTTCCGGGAAAGTGAGTTTGGTGGTGAGCCGCCGATTGATACCAACCAGATAGAGACGCAGGTGCTGGTCGATAATGGGCAAACGGTAGTGTTAGGCGGAATTTTGACAACTGAGCAGTTGAGTCAAATAGCGAAAACACCGCTGCTAGGAGATATTCCTTGGCTTGGGCGGCTGTTTCGCTATACCGAAGAGAGCAATGAAAAGGTAGAGTTATTGGTCTTTATTACTCCACGACTACTTGATGATGGTTTGGCGGTTCGCTGA
- the aroB gene encoding 3-dehydroquinate synthase: MTEMTSAQRTLTVALDERSYPIHIGVGLLRRANMLEPYLAGQQVMVVTNETIAPLYLDALCAGLPDHLDIRTVVLPDGEQYKTIEQVSRIWDALLEAGFNRRCTLIALGGGVVGDMVGYAAAAYQRGVAFIQVPTTLLSQVDSSVGGKTGVNHPLGKNMIGAFWQPKAVIVDIDTLTTLPSRELSAGLAEVIKYGLIRDERFLGWLEENMQALRSVEPAVIAEAIAQSCQIKADIVAEDETEQGVRALLNLGHTFGHAIEAHKGYGNWLHGEAVGAGMAIAATLSHQLGWIDSNALARAKAVVESAGLPLAAPAGMSVDDFLARMKLDKKNIDTRLRLVLLNALGDACVSDATPPDMLRELLHHYPRD; the protein is encoded by the coding sequence ATGACTGAAATGACAAGTGCCCAGCGTACGCTAACCGTCGCATTGGATGAGCGTAGCTACCCGATACATATTGGTGTTGGGCTTCTAAGGCGCGCCAATATGCTGGAGCCTTATCTCGCTGGTCAGCAGGTGATGGTAGTAACCAATGAGACTATCGCACCGCTTTATTTAGACGCGCTTTGCGCTGGTCTGCCTGATCATTTAGACATTCGCACGGTAGTGCTGCCTGACGGGGAGCAGTATAAAACCATCGAGCAGGTAAGCCGGATTTGGGATGCGCTGTTAGAGGCAGGTTTCAATCGTCGCTGTACGCTGATTGCCTTAGGTGGCGGTGTGGTTGGCGATATGGTTGGTTATGCAGCGGCAGCTTATCAACGTGGCGTTGCCTTTATTCAGGTGCCTACTACGCTATTATCCCAGGTAGACTCTTCGGTGGGTGGGAAAACCGGTGTTAATCACCCGCTGGGTAAAAACATGATTGGTGCTTTTTGGCAGCCAAAAGCCGTCATCGTGGATATCGACACCTTGACTACGCTGCCCAGCCGCGAGCTTTCTGCAGGCTTGGCAGAAGTGATCAAGTACGGGTTAATCCGCGATGAGCGTTTCCTAGGCTGGTTAGAAGAGAATATGCAGGCGCTACGTAGTGTTGAGCCTGCGGTGATTGCGGAAGCGATTGCCCAAAGTTGCCAGATTAAAGCCGACATTGTGGCGGAAGACGAAACTGAGCAGGGCGTTCGCGCGTTGCTGAACCTGGGTCACACGTTCGGTCATGCCATTGAAGCTCATAAAGGTTATGGCAACTGGTTGCACGGTGAGGCCGTGGGTGCAGGCATGGCGATAGCAGCAACGCTCTCTCATCAGCTTGGCTGGATTGATAGCAACGCCCTCGCGCGTGCTAAGGCGGTTGTTGAAAGCGCTGGACTACCGCTAGCCGCGCCTGCCGGAATGTCTGTAGATGACTTTTTAGCCCGCATGAAGTTGGATAAAAAGAATATTGATACTCGTTTGCGTTTGGTGCTGCTCAATGCCTTGGGAGACGCCTGTGTAAGTGATGCCACGCCGCCTGATATGCTGCGTGAGCTACTTCATCACTATCCACGCGATTAA
- a CDS encoding type 4a pilus biogenesis protein PilO yields the protein MTSIRQRVKNDWQRLRNVEWQSLDIKEAGEWPWLLKALLGLFVFLLAFIGINWWLVGEARDSLATEQRQEERLLIEYRRKASEAAFLPDIRRQLTILEDQMVQMQAMLPTSAEIPSLLDSISDAAIENRLTIETIRLRPTVSNTHYIEHPLDIQVRGDYHALAQFVSDISDLARIITQHDFTLVPVDQNGDMLRMSLLARTYSYKAASQEGSSTP from the coding sequence ATGACATCTATTCGTCAACGCGTTAAAAATGACTGGCAGCGCCTGAGAAACGTTGAATGGCAATCGTTGGATATCAAAGAAGCAGGTGAGTGGCCTTGGCTGCTTAAAGCGCTGCTAGGGCTATTTGTTTTTTTACTTGCTTTTATAGGTATCAACTGGTGGCTGGTGGGTGAGGCTCGCGATTCGCTGGCGACAGAGCAGCGCCAAGAAGAGCGTTTGTTGATCGAGTATCGACGCAAGGCGTCTGAGGCTGCATTTCTGCCGGATATTCGCCGCCAGTTGACCATTCTTGAAGACCAGATGGTGCAGATGCAGGCGATGCTGCCAACCAGTGCAGAAATTCCTTCTTTATTAGATAGCATTAGTGACGCTGCTATCGAAAATCGGCTAACCATTGAAACTATCCGTTTGCGGCCTACGGTGAGTAACACGCACTATATTGAGCACCCTTTAGATATACAGGTGCGCGGTGATTACCATGCTTTGGCGCAATTTGTTTCGGATATCAGCGATTTGGCGCGAATTATAACCCAGCATGATTTTACTCTAGTGCCTGTTGATCAGAATGGCGACATGTTGCGAATGTCGCTGCTTGCACGCACTTATAGCTACAAGGCAGCATCGCAAGAGGGGAGTAGCACGCCATGA
- the aroK gene encoding shikimate kinase AroK, which produces MQELPNIFLIGPMGAGKSTIGRLLAAELSRSFFDSDHAIQDRCGADIPWIFDVEGEPGFRQRESQMIDELTQLSGVVVATGGGAVLREENRRALRERGTVVYLLTTVDQQLKRTAKDRNRPLLQCDNREQVLNDMFATRDPLYRATSDITVRTDRRSPRAVVNEILRRVHRMVDPLEIARAQSKKVSQ; this is translated from the coding sequence ATGCAAGAGTTACCCAATATTTTTTTAATTGGCCCTATGGGGGCTGGCAAGAGCACGATAGGCCGCCTGCTTGCGGCTGAGTTATCGCGCTCGTTCTTTGACAGCGATCACGCCATACAAGACCGCTGCGGTGCGGATATCCCCTGGATTTTTGACGTTGAGGGAGAGCCCGGCTTTCGTCAGCGCGAAAGTCAAATGATTGACGAGCTCACACAGTTGTCCGGCGTGGTAGTGGCTACCGGCGGTGGCGCAGTGCTACGTGAAGAAAATCGGCGTGCTCTGCGTGAACGAGGAACGGTGGTTTACTTGCTGACCACCGTCGATCAGCAACTGAAACGCACCGCCAAAGATCGGAATCGACCGCTATTGCAGTGTGATAATCGCGAACAAGTGTTGAACGATATGTTTGCTACACGGGATCCACTGTATCGAGCGACGTCCGACATTACGGTGCGAACGGATCGGCGCAGCCCACGTGCGGTGGTCAACGAAATTCTGCGTCGTGTCCATCGCATGGTGGATCCTTTGGAAATTGCGCGGGCTCAAAGTAAAAAGGTATCACAATGA
- a CDS encoding pilus assembly protein PilP translates to MKRLLSVLSLAGLAGCSDPQLGQLDQTLAEIRRAPGGKAPEIVEALPEYQSLDYRFSDARSPFLAPEGIRENVLQVEQTMSELAPDQQRTQEPLERFQLQTLRLVGTLRMRGQNVALIAPPEGEIVSVRVGNYLGANHGLINQIGPREITIVERIFSPQQGWQERQATLTLEE, encoded by the coding sequence ATGAAGCGTTTGTTAAGCGTGCTGTCTCTAGCTGGTTTGGCTGGCTGCAGCGACCCTCAGCTAGGGCAGTTAGATCAAACCCTTGCAGAAATACGCCGTGCTCCTGGTGGGAAAGCGCCTGAGATAGTGGAGGCACTGCCAGAGTATCAGTCGCTAGATTATCGCTTTAGCGATGCGCGGAGCCCCTTTCTAGCGCCGGAAGGGATTCGCGAAAACGTATTGCAAGTAGAGCAGACAATGAGCGAGCTTGCTCCCGATCAGCAGCGCACCCAAGAACCTTTAGAACGCTTCCAGCTCCAGACGTTACGCTTAGTGGGTACGCTTCGTATGAGAGGTCAGAACGTCGCATTGATTGCACCTCCCGAAGGAGAGATTGTTAGTGTTCGGGTAGGCAATTATTTAGGCGCCAACCATGGGCTTATTAACCAGATTGGGCCGCGAGAAATCACTATTGTTGAACGTATTTTCAGCCCTCAGCAAGGGTGGCAAGAGCGTCAAGCAACGCTCACCCTTGAGGAGTAG